Proteins encoded in a region of the Mixophyes fleayi isolate aMixFle1 chromosome 5, aMixFle1.hap1, whole genome shotgun sequence genome:
- the MED30 gene encoding mediator of RNA polymerase II transcription subunit 30, which yields MSTPPLSGAGPAASGPGGFPGPPPAAAGTREVNTASLCRIGQETVQDIVFRTMEIFQLLRNMQLPNGVTYHTGTYQDRLGKLQEHLRQLSILFRKLRLVFDKCNENCAGLDPVPIEQLIPYIEDDYWKNDDRGQASHLRYPSEERREILEVNKKLKQKNQQLKQIMDQLRNLIWDINAMLAMRN from the exons ATGTCCACACCACCCCTCTCAGGAGCGGGGCCGGCAGCCTCCGGACCCGGTGGTTTCCCCGGTCCACCCCCCGCAGCCGCCGGCACCCGGGAGGTGAACACAGCGTCCCTGTGCCGGATCGGGCAGGAGACCGTGCAGGACATCGTCTTCAGAACAATGGAGATCTTCCAGCTGCTCCGCAACATGCAG CTACCAAATGGTGTCACCTATCATACTGGGACTTACCAAGACCGGTTAGGAAAACTGCAAGAGCATCTACGACAGCTCTCCATTCTGTTCCGCAAGCTCCGGTTAGTGTTCGACAAATGCAACGAGAACTGCGCTGGACTGGACCCTGTGCCCATAGAG CAACTAATTCCATATATTGAAGACGACTATTGGAAAAACGATGACCGCGGCCAGGCCAGTCATCTCCGGTATCCCAGTGAAGAAAGGAGGGAGATTCTGGAAGTAAATAAG AAATTAAAACAGAAGAATCAGCAGCTGAAACAAATTATGGATCAATTGCGGAATCTTATCTGGGATATTAATGCCATGCTGGCTATGAGGAACTGA